The genomic window ATCGTGTGGTGACAGTGGTGGGGCGTTCCATGCTGAATTTAATCGCCCATGCCCGAAATCTGGGTTATATCAAGTGTGAAGATAAACTGTTCCAACCCTTGCATACAGTTCGCGGTCTTCCCGACGAAAATGTGCTGATTCTCACGACAGGTTCGCAAGGTGAGACAATGGCAGCCATGACCCGGATTGCCAATAAAGAACACCCCCACATTAAAATTCGTCAGGGAGACACAGTTGTCTTCTCGGCTAACCCCATTCCTGGTAATACTATTGCAGTCGTCAACACCATCGATAAGTTGATGATTCAGGGGGCAAAAGTTGTTTATGGAAGAGATCAAGGTATTCACGTTTCTGGCCACGGCTGTCAGGAAGAACAAAAGCTGATGATTGCCTTAACTCGACCCAAATTCTTTGTACCATTCCACGGTGAACATCGAATGCTGGTGAAACACTCCCAAACAGCGCAGAAGATGGGTATACCGCAAGAGAACATGGTGATTATTGAGAATGGGGATGTGATCGAACTGACGGAAGACTCCATTCGTGTAGCCGGGAAAGTACCATCAGGTATTGAATTGGTCGATACTACAAGCTCTGGTATGGTGAGTGCTAAGGTTCTCCAAGAACGGCAACGCATGGCAGAGGAAGGAATTGTGACTATTGCCGCCGCTATTGATTGGCAGGGTAAACTCATGGCCAAGCCAGAAGTTCATCTGCGGGGTGTGGTGACAAGTGTAGATAGAACGCTAGTACAAAAATGGGTGCAACAGCGTATTGAAGAAATTCTCAATGTGCGTTGGTCAGAGTTTGTCACGGGAGAAGGTGAGAAAGCAGACGTAGATTGGGGTGGATTGCAAGGGACTTTAGAGCGAGAATTGCACCGTTCTATTCGGCGGGAATTGCAATGTCAGCCTTCTGTAACTTTATTGATGCAAATCCCCGATGAGCCTCCTGTGAAGGTCGCTGATGGTAGAAGACGACGGACTCGGACTGCTGCTCAAGTAGCTTCATAAGCATAAGGGAAGACCAAAAAATAAATTATCCGCAATTGATAGTTGGGTAGGGTGCGTCAGTATGAATAATTTCTGAGTATAGTTAGGTTCTATTGCACTGACGCACCCTACAGTTTGGATATTTTTTTATCTGGAAGTCCCTAAGCTCACGCATTAGGCGCAAAGACGCAGAGAGTATCTGAGGGTCTTTGCGCTTTTTTGTGAGATTTTTGTAGTTGAGTCTCTCAAACTACTGCCAAGAGAAGGAAGTCGGAATTTTGTAGAAATGGTAATTTAGAATTTGAGCTTTTAGCAACTAAATAACCTGTCATTTTTATGAGTCGTTCCGCTTGCCTTATTTTTAACCCGGTGGCTGGACAGGGCAATCCAGAGTTGGAATTGGCGCAAATTCGGGCAATATTAGAACCGGAAATTAATTTAGATATTTACCTGACAACAGAAGATATTGGTGCGGATGAGTTAGCACAAGCAGCAGTCAAACAGGGAGCAGATTTAATTATTGCTTCTGGAGGGGATGGGACTTTATCGGCGGCGGCGTTGGCGGTGGCGGGTACGGATATTCCCTTTGGCATTATTTCACGGGGAACGGCTAACGCTTTTGCCGCAGCTTTAGGTATTCCTGATGCTATTGATGCGGCTTGTCGGATAATTTTACAGGGAATCACCCGTGATATAGACATCGCCTATTGTAATGATTTGCCGATGATTCTATTAGCAGGGATTGGTTTCGAGGCGGAAACTGTAGACATGGCAGATAGGGACTCTAAAAAACGCTTCGGGATGATGGCGTATATCCTTGCTGGTATTCAACAGCTTAGAGAGTTAGAAATTTTTGATGTCGAGATTGAAACCGAAGATAAAATTATTAAAACTAGTGCTTCAGCAGTAACGGTGGCTAATGCAGCACCCCCAACTTCAGTGTTAGCACAGGGGCCGGCTGGAGTTATTTACGATGATGGATTACTAGATTTGACAATTGTAGCACCTAATAGCAAAGCGGGAGCGATCGCAGCTACCTATCATCTGTTTCAAACCGCCTCTGCTGGAAACGCCGCCGAACGAGATGATATTGGCTATTTACGAGCTAAACAATTTAAAATTACAACTGATCCGCCACAAAAGGTAGTAATTGACGGCGAAGTAGTGGCGACAACACCAATTGAGATTAAATGTGTCCCCGCAGCTTTAAAGGTATTTGTCCCATCAGTACCTGAAGAGAAACTAGTAGAGAAACTAGAAGGACTACCAAATTTAGAGATTGAAATTAAAAAGGAGTGCTGATTGCTGTCAACAGGGAATTTAGCACCGGCTAAACGCCGCGCTACCGCTAACAGCACGGGCTAAACGCCCCGCTATCGCTAACACCACTCAGCACCGGCTAAACGCCGCGCTACCGCTAACAGCACTCACCACTCAAAAGGAGTAAATACTATTGAAACTCGTCCAAGATCCGGCAATAGCTAAAAAAATCCGTAAGATGCAGCAACGGGTATGTTGGCAAGACTCGTTAATTTTAGAACGGAATATTGATCAAACTCGTCTAGTGCTGGATGACGGACAAGCCGATGAGAGGGATTTCTCTTTTTTAGTTGTGGGTGATAGTGGTTCTGGTAGACATAAGGGACACAACCCCCAACGACAGGTAGCAGAATTGATGTTACCCCACCATCAAGAATGTCGCTTTTTGCTACACACAGGAGATGTAATTTATTTGGTGGGTTCGAGTGAATACTATCGCCAAAATTTTATTCAACCTTACCGAGAATTACTTGTGGGTGGAGAGCAGCCTAAAAAAGTTGCTTACGACGAGATGGTGTTTAAGTTACCAGTTTTCCCCGTCCCCGGTAATCATGATTACTATGAATTACCGCTATTGTTGAGTTTGCTATCGGTGTCAACTTTACCGATGCGATACATATTGCGATCGCGCTTAAATATTGATATTGGTTTGCATGGTTCAGGGGTGGGGAATGCTTACGCTAAGGCTTTTCTCGACTATCTCCAAAGGTTTAACCTACCAGGAGAATTACCCCGCCATTTAGATCAACACTACACTGCTACCACCGACACAGGCCGCGCTCTTGTCTATCAACCAGGATATTTTACCCGCCTACCTAATCGATATTACACTTTTCGCTATGGTGGGATTGATTTTTTTGCCCTTGACTCCAACACATTTAATCAGCCGCAGCCTTTACCAAAAACCAAAAAAGGTGACAGCGATCGCCAAATCTTAGCCAGTCGTCAGCAAGATTTAGAACGGGAGAAGATGGAAATTATCGAATCTGCCGCGAAATTAAATGGAGATAACCCCAACGAAGCCGAACAATTAGACGATTTTCACTATAAATTATCCCAAATTGAGGAAATTATTGTTGATATCGACAAGCAGTTAAATACTGATCAAGCACCGCAGACTGACACCGAACAATTAGACTGGCTCAAACACAGATTAATTGCATCTTGGCATAACCCAGAAGTACGAGGGAGAGTCATTTACTTTCATCATCCGCCCTATGTGACAGAGGCGACAAAATGGCAACAGGCGCAGACTTTAGTAATTCGCAGCCGTCTGCGTGGGGTACTAGATGCAGTAGCTCAAGAAATAGGTGCGCTCAATCAAGGGCGACCTTTGGTAGATTTAGTCTTAAATGGTCATGCCCATTGCTTAGAATACCTACAAACTGTAGACACGGGACACGCTGATGCTAATATCAACTGGCTGGTTTGTGGCGGTAGTGGTTATAGTTTGCGTCGCCAGCGCACAGAGGGAGGAGATTTAACTGAAACCTTTGGGACTGGAGAAAGATTAATAGCGCGATCGCATCTTTTTCTTGGTCGTAATGGACAAGGTTCACAGAAACGCCGTCCTTATTCTTGTGTACGAATTGATGTCAAAGGCGATGAGCGACCCCAGTTTATTATTCGTCCTTTAGTCGCAGAATGGTATCAGCGTCAATGGCATAATTATGAGCTAACACCATTAATTCTTTAATATTTTCACCGTAAATTCACTCAAGAAAACAGTAAAGCTCGGCAGCAAGCCCAAGCATATCTGCAAATGATTAATCAAGCCTGTAGAGACGGTGCGATGCAACGTCTCTACTTTGTTTTACACCAGAGACAGGGAATAGACCTGACCATCAATTAATAGTCTGGTAATACCCTTGGCTTGTAAATGGGTGCGAGCCTTATGCAGCATCTTACTATCAGGAACTTTAATCACGCGATCGCGTTTGGTAGAAAAGCGTTTAGCAACTCGGTGATTATCAAACACAGGTAGAGTTCTTTGCTGGTTTTCCAGGCTAGGAATTTGTCCTAAATCACCAAAATCCTTGAGTGGTCTGGTAATTAATTCCGAGGAGCGATCAATTACCAAATAGCAAGTTTTGGGTAAAGCTGCTACCGATAATGGTAAGACTTGAACTGGTATTTCTCCTGTCCTACGTCTACTTACAAGAGGTCTTGGCTGTTCAAAATAATCTTCGTCCTCCTCGTAGTCTTCATCGTCGTCTAAATCGTCTTCTAAATCCTCCTCATCGTCCAAATCTTCAGACTCGTCTAGCAAATCTTCTCCCAGCATTCTGGCAATAGCCGTTACGTCAGATTTGTCATCATCGAGTAAAGGACTAGCAATACTGGCTATTTCCTGCGGCTGTTCTACTGGGATTTCTAATTGCTTGGCGACTATTGGCTTGGGCTTTGGTTTTGCCTCTACTTCCGTGACAATGCGTTTCCGCACCCTTTTTACAGGATGGGTTTGCTTGTCTTCCTCTTCTTGGTCTGGTGAGGCTACAGGTTGTTCTACCTGCCTTGGTTGCTCAACTTCAGGAGATTTTAAACGTGGTTTCTCCTGGCTTTTAGCGGGTACTTCCGGCTCTGGTTGAACAAAAGCAGGTACTTGTTCATAACTGACTTGCGCTCTGCCTTCAGGAGTCCTAGCCGCACGTTTTAATGAAACGAGGTATTCGTACTCATCTTCTGGCAAGGTACTTTTTAGCAGACGGCTAATTGTGGAGTTACTCACGTCATAGCGTTCTGCTAAAGTTGAGGTTGTTTCCGCAGTCTCTCGATATAGTTTGAGAATTTCTTGTTTGTCAGGATTTGTTAGTTTTCTCACGGTAGACACCAATGTTTTCTATGCTCGTTTTCTTGTGCGCTCCCGCCTAGTCCGGCTTAATGATGCGTCATATTCTAGGGCTGCGCCCATACCAAATAACACTCCACTAAACACCCAAAACACTTCTAAGATTTCTCCACTTTGATAATTGGGACCCTGGGCGTATTTAAACCACATATCTGCAATGTAGAGCGAAAACGCGGCCGCTGCAATCATTCTCCAGGATTGGGCAACTCGCCCCCCCCAAAAAGCTAATAGCAGAATGGTCGCGATAATTAACAGCAGTACATCGCTAACTATGTAAAACCAGTTCAAAACCACTACTAGCAATTCTTCTGATTTGTTGGTTTGCTGCATAGAAATCCACCAAGCCAACAAACTACCAAAGACTCCAATTGCTAAGACAACTAGCCATTGCCATTTTTCTAGATTAATTCGCCTAGCAGCTACTGCTAAAATCATGCCTACGCCTAGGGATATATAACTTAATACAAAAAACACGTCGCCAATAGACGCATCCGGTTCATCTTTTAAAACTATTTCCGTGTACCCAAAAAATATCCCTCCTAGGACATACGAAATCATACCTATAGCAATGGCCAGCCAGACATTTCGATTACTAACAATCTGTTGACTACGCCAATTCCTTAAGCATAAAATCCCAGCACCCAGATAAGCTAGCCCTTCAAAAATATTTGTACCAATTACGTACCACTCGGCACGGGTTTCTACACCATCAGATCCAGGAACTTTGGCACTGAATAATAAAAAGTATAGCAGTGCCAGCACACCCCAGCCAATACTAGCCAAAACTATTTTCTGGGTAGTGAACAGGGATTTGCTCAAGGGGGGTGAATTTTTGTAAGAACTATTCATAGGATTTAACTAAATGCACTCTGGTAAAATTTTGATGTGCGATAACTTCTAGATTCACAATTATGAATAAATAGCAACTATCTATAGTTACTTGTTTTGCAACAAGTTCTATGCTATTGCCACAGTTTACTCACGGAAGATTGACTTAGCCAAGATATAAATAGCGATCGCTCTCCTTCGGGCATATCCTGTAAGTAATTGGCTACTTGATGGGCAAAATTGGCATTACCAAAATAAGTTTTCCCTAATTTATGTAGTTCTTGTAAGAAAATTACTACATGATTCTCTTTCCAGGGAGGAAGTTTGGCGGATTCGAGGGGATTATTAGCTACCCAGTATTTTACCGCTTCAATCGAAGCCGTCTCAGGAAACTGCTGCTGTTTTAAGACTTCTGCAATATCTTTTTCAAATAATGAAGCTTGCTTTGTCCCCAAGAACTCTTCAATATCCATGTGAACGGCTTGCAACAGCAAAATACTAGCCTGGACGAAAGTGCCGTTTTTGCTATGTCCACCAGTATCATTACCTATTTGGTCTAAGCGTACCTTACCCCAGACGCTAAAGCGTTCCGGTTCTTCCAGCAACACGCAAGCCTTACCCCGATGATCGGTTAATTCTCTCCACAAGGTTCTTGCTTCTTCTTCTTGGCCTGCTTTGAATACACTAATCAAGCGAAAAGTCTGCCCCTGATAATTGAGAATCGGCACTTGCTGATCCTTTTTTGGGTGCTGAATGCTTGATATTTCAACATCCTGCCGTTTCAAAATAAACATGGCACTAGCAAATAACTCCTCACAGGGGCTTTGTAGATATGCGATTTATAATCTGATTTGGCGACATCGCCAAGAGTGCGATTACTTACGTGGTGTAGGTTGAGTAGCCAACCCGCAGGCGCGTAGCCCATAAGCTATCCTAGGCAGTCAAAAGAGGCAGGGGAGCAGGGAGCAGGGAGCAAGGGAGAAAACTGAGACAGAGCTTGTACTCATACCCATGCTCCGCTTCTCTACGAGACGCTACGCGAACGCTCCGCGCTCCAGGAGAAGGGCTTGTTCCCCCTGCTCCCTGGCCCCCTTCCCCTCTGCCTCTTCGGTGACGCAATCTCGATCAGAGGCTACGCCAAAGCCATCAACAGGCAAATACCCTCCCATCGACCACATAATATAACTAATTAATTGCCGCTTTGTGGACTTTTCAGTCTAAATTGATTAACTTGCACCGAGTATCTTAGGCTTGCCAGTCGTCAATCTCCAATTTTTTGATTGCTTATTAGTAGAGGTAACGATATAATCATATATATGGCTCTCAAAAAAGCCTGAGTTTTTACTTGGGCGCGTAACTCAGTTGGATAGAGTATCCGCCTTCTAAGCGGATTGTCGCAGGTTCGAGCCCTGCCGCGCCTGTTTCCAGTAAATATGAACCTTCAAAGTATCGGCTCAATAAGTAGGGGTAGTAGAAAAAATAAAGTCAGCGAGGGACAAGCAATATCATAAAATATGACACATGACGCAAAAGCTAGATTCGAGTAAAAAATTGGGAGAAGAGATACTGCAAACCATCGAGCCAAAAGGAATTGCAGATGAATCAATGCGTCGGACAGTAGAAATATTACTGAACCTAATAGAGCAATTGCAAGCAGAAGTCAAAGAATTACGAGATGAAAATCAACAGTTAAAAGATGAAAACAACCGCCTGAAAGGAGAAAAAGGTCAACCAGACATCAAAAGCAGCAAGAAAGGATTTGCCAACAATCACTCATCAGAAAAAGAACGACAGACTCTAAAAAAGCACAACAAAGGCAGTAAGAAAGCGACAGTTAAAATAAATAGAGAACAAATATTGGAATATCCCCAGGACAAACTGCCAGCAGACGCAGAGTTTAAAGGCTATCAAGAAGTAATCATCCAAGACATCACCTTGGGAACGGACAACGTATTATTCCGTAAAGAGAAATACTACTCACCTTCAGTGGGAAAAACCTATTTAGCAGAACTGCCTTGCGGTTACGAAGGAGAATTCGGTCCGGGAATAAAAGCTTTGGTGATGAGCCTATACTATGGGGGCAACATGACCCAAGGCAAATTATTAGAGTTTTTAGAAGATATTGGGATATCCATATCAGCCGGATATTTATCGAACCTACTGATTAAAAACCACACTGATTTTGAAAGCGAGAAAGATGAAGTATATGCGTCGGGACTAGAGAGCAGTCCTTGGCAAAACTTCGACCAAACTGGTGCGCGGGTGGGTGGGGTGAACTATACCACTAATGTAGTCTGCAACCCTTTCTATACAATCTACCTGACCACTGCCAAAAAAGACAGATTGAGTGTAGTAAAAGTATTGCAAAATGCCACAGAACTGGAGTTGATTCTCAATCAACTTACAGACAATTTAGTGGAGACTTTCCAAATCCCGACTAAATGGAAAAATGCTCTTAAACTATTACCTCAAGAAACTGTGTTGAGTGA from Nostoc sp. UHCC 0870 includes these protein-coding regions:
- a CDS encoding ribonuclease J; this translates as MAKNESTPALKIIPLGGLHEIGKNTCVFEYDDEIVLLDAGLAFPTEAMHGVNIVLPDTTYLRENRHKIKGMIVTHGHEDHIGGIAFHLKQFDIPVIHGPRLAMAMLEGKLEEAGVRDRTELRTVLPRDVVRIGKHFFAEYIRNTHSIADSFTVAIHTPLGVVIHTGDFKIDHTPVDGEKFDLQRLAEHGEKGVLCLLSDSTNSEVPGFTPSEAAVFPNLDRVFGQATGRLFVTTFASSVHRINMILQLAKKHNRVVTVVGRSMLNLIAHARNLGYIKCEDKLFQPLHTVRGLPDENVLILTTGSQGETMAAMTRIANKEHPHIKIRQGDTVVFSANPIPGNTIAVVNTIDKLMIQGAKVVYGRDQGIHVSGHGCQEEQKLMIALTRPKFFVPFHGEHRMLVKHSQTAQKMGIPQENMVIIENGDVIELTEDSIRVAGKVPSGIELVDTTSSGMVSAKVLQERQRMAEEGIVTIAAAIDWQGKLMAKPEVHLRGVVTSVDRTLVQKWVQQRIEEILNVRWSEFVTGEGEKADVDWGGLQGTLERELHRSIRRELQCQPSVTLLMQIPDEPPVKVADGRRRRTRTAAQVAS
- a CDS encoding YegS/Rv2252/BmrU family lipid kinase, with the translated sequence MSRSACLIFNPVAGQGNPELELAQIRAILEPEINLDIYLTTEDIGADELAQAAVKQGADLIIASGGDGTLSAAALAVAGTDIPFGIISRGTANAFAAALGIPDAIDAACRIILQGITRDIDIAYCNDLPMILLAGIGFEAETVDMADRDSKKRFGMMAYILAGIQQLRELEIFDVEIETEDKIIKTSASAVTVANAAPPTSVLAQGPAGVIYDDGLLDLTIVAPNSKAGAIAATYHLFQTASAGNAAERDDIGYLRAKQFKITTDPPQKVVIDGEVVATTPIEIKCVPAALKVFVPSVPEEKLVEKLEGLPNLEIEIKKEC
- a CDS encoding Npun_F0813 family protein, whose product is MFILKRQDVEISSIQHPKKDQQVPILNYQGQTFRLISVFKAGQEEEARTLWRELTDHRGKACVLLEEPERFSVWGKVRLDQIGNDTGGHSKNGTFVQASILLLQAVHMDIEEFLGTKQASLFEKDIAEVLKQQQFPETASIEAVKYWVANNPLESAKLPPWKENHVVIFLQELHKLGKTYFGNANFAHQVANYLQDMPEGERSLFISWLSQSSVSKLWQ
- a CDS encoding metallophosphoesterase family protein codes for the protein MKLVQDPAIAKKIRKMQQRVCWQDSLILERNIDQTRLVLDDGQADERDFSFLVVGDSGSGRHKGHNPQRQVAELMLPHHQECRFLLHTGDVIYLVGSSEYYRQNFIQPYRELLVGGEQPKKVAYDEMVFKLPVFPVPGNHDYYELPLLLSLLSVSTLPMRYILRSRLNIDIGLHGSGVGNAYAKAFLDYLQRFNLPGELPRHLDQHYTATTDTGRALVYQPGYFTRLPNRYYTFRYGGIDFFALDSNTFNQPQPLPKTKKGDSDRQILASRQQDLEREKMEIIESAAKLNGDNPNEAEQLDDFHYKLSQIEEIIVDIDKQLNTDQAPQTDTEQLDWLKHRLIASWHNPEVRGRVIYFHHPPYVTEATKWQQAQTLVIRSRLRGVLDAVAQEIGALNQGRPLVDLVLNGHAHCLEYLQTVDTGHADANINWLVCGGSGYSLRRQRTEGGDLTETFGTGERLIARSHLFLGRNGQGSQKRRPYSCVRIDVKGDERPQFIIRPLVAEWYQRQWHNYELTPLIL
- a CDS encoding transposase; translated protein: MRKLTNPDKQEILKLYRETAETTSTLAERYDVSNSTISRLLKSTLPEDEYEYLVSLKRAARTPEGRAQVSYEQVPAFVQPEPEVPAKSQEKPRLKSPEVEQPRQVEQPVASPDQEEEDKQTHPVKRVRKRIVTEVEAKPKPKPIVAKQLEIPVEQPQEIASIASPLLDDDKSDVTAIARMLGEDLLDESEDLDDEEDLEDDLDDDEDYEEDEDYFEQPRPLVSRRRTGEIPVQVLPLSVAALPKTCYLVIDRSSELITRPLKDFGDLGQIPSLENQQRTLPVFDNHRVAKRFSTKRDRVIKVPDSKMLHKARTHLQAKGITRLLIDGQVYSLSLV
- a CDS encoding IS66 family transposase; protein product: MTQKLDSSKKLGEEILQTIEPKGIADESMRRTVEILLNLIEQLQAEVKELRDENQQLKDENNRLKGEKGQPDIKSSKKGFANNHSSEKERQTLKKHNKGSKKATVKINREQILEYPQDKLPADAEFKGYQEVIIQDITLGTDNVLFRKEKYYSPSVGKTYLAELPCGYEGEFGPGIKALVMSLYYGGNMTQGKLLEFLEDIGISISAGYLSNLLIKNHTDFESEKDEVYASGLESSPWQNFDQTGARVGGVNYTTNVVCNPFYTIYLTTAKKDRLSVVKVLQNATELELILNQLTDNLVETFQIPTKWKNALKLLPQETVLSEAEFNTLLDTYLPKLGSQHRTRIIEAAAIAFYHQQTDWPVVQTLVCDDAPQFKLLTDNIALCWVHEGRHYKKLTPYVACHQKALDKFLDDFWDYYRDLLAYKDAPSQQMAEKLRSEFWKLFDTQTGYQQLDERKQLTLLKISELLLVLEHPELPLHNNPAELAARTMVQRRNISYATQTLEGTQAWDTFMSLVATTRKLGISFFEYIRDRISQVGNIPSLATIIQEKSALNPFGFSLMTEELLTPEY